A window from Athalia rosae chromosome 5, iyAthRosa1.1, whole genome shotgun sequence encodes these proteins:
- the LOC105690932 gene encoding phospholipid-transporting ATPase VD isoform X1, which translates to MSESVLEAANSDNDHRASLYVFPGALQTQNNVAPLYSISNNSTGQQQQQQQQQQQYGGVQQTLLSQPTTASGVATISSNSGTATFALQTGSNNQTTSTMPMMNLGPINTAIVGSRTSSLKTHARSASHGGVLASGLVAATSSAGATARPSALKKPGHQRAFSQGQVVDVHGPQPVTGHSRVGSKTDFILPPGHREDPRPSTGGKVPSFRGHSRQASRSESIYTIRRSAAPPWWRRLWARCFGPTAEEPRLRTIVPNHLVPPKTPKTQHPNGLRVGNRVRTTKYTALSFLPRNLLEQFHRVANIYFLSILLLNWIPAINAFGKEVAMLPVIFVLGVTALKDFFEDRRRFSSDQRVNNSTCRVYVGEGDRYKKVAWKDVKVGDLVHLSNNELVPADLLLLRSSDPQGLAYLDTCNLDGETNLKQRQVVRGFLDRQNNFQPSKFRSVVEVDQPSTRIYRFHGAVVHSSGARVPVSTENLLLRECLLKNTDFVEGIVVYAGHETKAMLNNGGPRYKRSRLERQMNLDVIWCVFILVVLCLVGAVGCRLWLSAYPMSVPIPFLPDPQNPTYEGMLTFLTFVIILQVMIPLSLYVTIEMAKVVQVYHIGQDSALYDPESDRRAECRALNITEELGQVQYVFSDKTGTLTENKMVFRRCTVSGQDYAHTGEGENLVPSLRLKEDLLIGSSRHKLQEFLILLAVCNTVVVNTSHHHDLMNASGVIEEPHKNGAPTRYARLTESRSVTPSPPPPGASLSSIQSSTKATGDHVPHPKLSRPKLLGVASIPALSINMLTRRASPTQHRSPSPCGLPADPPPIYEAESPDELALVFAARAYDVKLLKRMPHGARISLPDKSILDFEILKVLPFDSSRKCMSIVVRHPQTREIVLYTKGADTTIMASLAGNEDESASNASNKIRQLLHSYARQGLRTLAMARRTLTPLEFETWLQRHTEAELAMENRERRVRDSYASLESHLTLLGATGIEDKLQAGVPEAIAALIAAGIVIWVLTGDKPETAVNIAYSARLFSPSMQLLWLQARSKTVAESLIHGHLEAIEQEHLVDYSNDGTDSDPTDMAAHRIGTRRQRALVVDGKTLTFILDPRSGLTASFLELTRVCTSVLACRATPLQKAYIVRIVKEQLGMRTLAIGDGANDVSMIQTADVGIGVSGREGTQAVMAADFSIARFPLLTRLLLLHGHWCYDRLSRMILYFFYKNATFVFLIFWYQLYCGFSGAVMVDQIYLMMYNLLFTSLPPIILGVYDQLASAGILLASPPLYVRGRLGLVYQPHSFWITMADALYQSIVIFFVTEAAYHDSDVDIWEYGTTIMSSCMIAMLLYVTIETRSWTIIHIVTIIMSLGVYFGFCLVYNHVCVNCMGLPGSYWVMQTAISRHIYWLTVIVASVVAMLPRLVYRAVKTTVSPDIVQKALLEVSATNRQRRRIAGRGEVLVAGWSRSTQHATIRPGSYGTKNNTLTTVVA; encoded by the exons ATGTCCGAAAGTGTCCTGGAAGCAGCGAACAGCGACAACGATCACAGAGCATCTCTGTACGTGTTCCCCGGAGCATTGCAGACTCAGAACAACGTCGCACCTTTGTACAGCATAAGCAACAATTCAACAGgtcagcaacaacaacaacaacaacaacaacaacagtatGGAGGAGTACAGCAAACTCTGCTGTCGCAACCAACGACTGCGAGCGGTGTCGCGACCATTTCGTCGAACAGCGGGACTGCGACTTTTGCACTGCAAACGGGAAGCAACAATCAAACGACATCGACGATGCCGATGATGAATTTGGGGCCTATAAACACCGCGATAGTAGGGTCCAGGACGTCGAGTTTGAAGACTCACGCTCGATCTGCAAGCCATGGCGGGGTTCTGGCGTCGGGTCTTGTTGCGGCTACGTCATCGGCTGGGGCCACGGCCAGACCCTCGGCCCTGAAAAAACCCGGACACCAAAGAGCCTTCAGTCAAGGGCAAGTCGTAGATGTTCACGGACCGCAACCTGTCACTGGACACAGTCGGGTTGGCTCAAAAACAGACTTTATACTGCCACCGGGACACCGAGAAGATCCCAGACCATCTACAGGAGGAAAAGTTCCATCCTTTCGGGGACACTCGCGCCAGGCATCCag ATCCGAGTCTATCTACACGATAAGGCGTAGCGCCGCGCCTCCCTGGTGGAGGAGACTTTGGGCACGATGCTTCGGTCCTACTGCCGAAGAACCTAGATTAAGGACGATTGTTCCAAACCACTTGGTCCCGCCAAAAACGCCAAAGACTCAGCATCCCAACGGGCTTAGAGTGGGTAACAG AGTACGCACAACGAAATATACCGCGCTGAGCTTTCTGCCTCGCAATCTTCTCGAGCAGTTCCATAGGGTagcaaatatatattttctatcgatATTATTGCTTAATTGGATACCGGCAATCAATGCTTTTGGAAAAGAAGTTGCCATGCTTCCTGTTATTTTTGTACTTGGAGTTACAGCCCTTAAAGATTTCTTCGAAGACAGACGAAGGTTCAGCAGCGATCAACGAGTGAACAATTCAACCTGCAGAGTCTATGTTGG TGAGGGGGATCGGTATAAAAAAGTTGCTTGGAAGGACGTGAAGGTGGGTGATTTGGTTCACCTATCCAATAACGAATTGGTACCCGCAGATCTTCTACTTTTGAGAAGTAGCGATCCTCAGGGTTTAGCGTACCTGGATACCTGTAATCTTGACGGTGAAACGAATTTAAAACAACGTCAAGTTGTCAGGGGATTCTTAGATAGACagaacaattttcaaccgtCCAAATTTCGATCGGTAGTCGAAGTAGATCAACCAAGCACAAGAATTTACAG GTTTCACGGAGCTGTCGTTCATTCGTCTGGAGCTCGAGTTCCCGTATCAACGGAAAACCTTCTTCTGAGAGAATGTCTCCTAAAAAATACCGATTTTGTCGAAGGTATAGTCGTTTATGCTGGCCACGAAACCAAAGCTATGTTAAACAACGGAGGACCCCGTTATAAG agaTCCCGTTTGGAACGTCAAATGAACTTGGACGTTATATGGTGCGTCTTCATCCTAGTCGTCCTCTGTTTAGTTGGTGCCGTTGGTTGTCGATTATGGCTTTCTGCATATCCTATGAGTGTTCCAATCCCTTTTCTACCAGACCCTCAGAACCCTACTTATGAAGGGATGCTTACTTTTTTAACATTTGTTATTATATTGCAAGTTATGATACCTCTGAGCCTTTACGTTACCATTGAAATGGCAAAGGTTGTTCAAGTGTATCACATAGGACAAGATAGCGCACTTTACGACCCGGAAAGTGACCGCAGAGCGGAGTGTCGAGCTCTGAATATTACGGAGGAATTGGGTCAG GTGCAGTATGTATTCTCGGACAAAACGGGAACCCTGACGGAGAATAAAATGGTCTTCAGGCGGTGTACCGTAAGTGGACAAGACTACGCTCATacaggagaaggagaaaatttaGTACCCAGTCTACGATTGAAAGAGGATCTGTTAATCGGCAGTTCTAGGCACAAACTACAAGAGTTTCTCATACTTTTAGCAGTTTGTAATACCGTCGTTGTCAATACATCCCATCATCATGATCTCATGAACGCCAGTGGAGTGATCGAAGAACCACACAAAAATGGTGCTCCCACTAG gtacgCGAGATTGACTGAGTCCAGAAGTGTAACACCCAGTCCGCCGCCCCCTGGTGCAAGTTTGTCGTCAATCCAATCTTCCACTAAAGCAACAGGCGATCATGTGCCTCATCCAAAATTGTCTAG GCCTAAACTTTTGGGTGTAGCATCAATTCCGGCTCTTAGTATTAATATGCTCACGCGAAGAGCATCGCCGACACAACACCGTAGTCCTAGTCCTTGTGGTTTACCTGCGGATCCTCCACCGATCTATGAAGCCGAAAGTCCCGACGAATTGGCTTTAGTTTTTGCTGCACGAGCTTATGACGTTAAGCTTCTCAAACGTATGCCTCATGGTGCTCGAATTTCCTTACCAGACAAGTCTATATTAGACTTTGAAATACTCAAG GTACTCCCATTTGACTCTAGCAGAAAATGTATGTCAATCGTTGTGCGCCATCCACAAACAAGGGAGATTGTCTTGTACACAAAAGGTGCTGATACTACAATTATGGCATCACTTGCTGGGAATGAAGACGAATCTGCATCGAACGCATCAAATAAGATTAGACAACTGTTGCATTCATATGCTCGTCAAGGTCTGCGTACTTTAGCAATGGCCCGCCGTACACTCACACCTCTTGAGTTCGAAACTTGGCTCCAACGACATACGGAAGCCGAACTTGCTATGGAAAATCGGGAACGTCGTGTAAGAGATTCTTATGCTAGTCTAGAATCTCATCTAACGCTATTAGGTGCCACAGGAATTGAGGATAAACTTCAGGCTGGTGTACCAGAAGCTATAGCTGCTCTTATTGCTGCTGGAATTGTGATTTGGGTTCTCACTG GAGATAAACCAGAAACAGCCGTAAATATTGCATATTCAGCTCGACTGTTCTCTCCTTCGATGCAACTGCTATGGTTACAAGCGCGATCAAAAACGGTCGCTGAAAGTTTAATTCATGGCCATTTAGAAGCAATTGAGCAAGAGCATTTGGTCGATTATTCGAATGATGGCACAGATTCAGACCCTACAGATATGGCTGCCCATAGAATCGGTACTCGTAGGCAACGTGCCTTGGTAGTGGATGGAAAAACGCTTACCTTTATTCTGGATCCGAGATCAGGCTTAACAGCATCATTTCTGGAGCTTACTCGTGTATGTACCAGTGTTTTAGCTTGTCGTGCGACTCCACTGCAAAAG GCCTACATTGTACGTATTGTTAAGGAACAACTTGGCATGAGAACACTGGCTATTGGAGATGGAGCGAATGATGTTAGTATGATCCAAACAGCTGATGTTGGTATAGGTGTCTCAGGCCGAGAGGGAACTCAAGCTGTGATGGCTGCGGATTTTTCCATTGCCAGATTTCCACTTCTTACAAGACTTCTTCTATTACACGGCCATTGGTGCTATGACAGACTGTCTAGAATGATTTTGTactttttctacaaaaatgcGACCTTTGTCTTCCTCATTTTTTGGTACCAG cttTACTGCGGTTTCTCTGGGGCTGTGATGGTGGATCAGATTTATTTGATGATGTACAATTTGTTGTTCACATCATTGCCCCCTATCATTCTCGGCGTTTACGATCAACTCGCATCTGCTGGCATCTTACTAGCTTCACCGCCATTATATGTAAGAGGTCGCTTAGGGCTTGTTTATCAGCCTCATTCTTTCTGGATAACAATGGCTGATGCTCTTTATCAAAGCATAGTTATCTTCTTTGTTACCGAAGCT gCTTATCATGACTCTGATGTCGATATCTGGGAGTATGGAACAACAATCATGTCATCTTGTATGATCGCTATGCTTCTTTACGTTACCATAGAAACTAGGTCCTGG ACAATAATTCACATAGTTACGATAATTATGTCCCTGGGTGTTTATTTTGGATTTTGTCTCGTTTACAACCATGTTTGTGTCAACTGCATGGGTCTACCAGGGTCCTACTGGGTTATGCAAACCGCGATTTCCAGACATATATATTGGCTCACCGTAATCGTTGCCTCAGTTGTCGCCATGCTGCCACG GCTAGTTTATAGGGCCGTTAAAACCACAGTATCACCAGACATCGTACAAAAGGCCCTGTTGGAGGTTTCAGCCACAAATCGACAGCGTCGCAGGATTGCAGGCAGAGGTGAGGTTCTCGTTGCCGGTTGGTCACGTTCGACTCAGCATGCTACTATCAG ACCAGGAAGTTACGGGACTAAGAATAATACGCTGACGACTGTAGTCGCGTGA
- the LOC105690932 gene encoding phospholipid-transporting ATPase VD isoform X2 codes for MSESVLEAANSDNDHRASLYVFPGALQTQNNVAPLYSISNNSTGQQQQQQQQQQQYGGVQQTLLSQPTTASGVATISSNSGTATFALQTGSNNQTTSTMPMMNLGPINTAIVGSRTSSLKTHARSASHGGVLASGLVAATSSAGATARPSALKKPGHQRAFSQGQVVDVHGPQPVTGHSRVGSKTDFILPPGHREDPRPSTGGKVPSFRGHSRQASRSESIYTIRRSAAPPWWRRLWARCFGPTAEEPRLRTIVPNHLVPPKTPKTQHPNGLRVGNRVRTTKYTALSFLPRNLLEQFHRVANIYFLSILLLNWIPAINAFGKEVAMLPVIFVLGVTALKDFFEDRRRFSSDQRVNNSTCRVYVGEGDRYKKVAWKDVKVGDLVHLSNNELVPADLLLLRSSDPQGLAYLDTCNLDGETNLKQRQVVRGFLDRQNNFQPSKFRSVVEVDQPSTRIYRFHGAVVHSSGARVPVSTENLLLRECLLKNTDFVEGIVVYAGHETKAMLNNGGPRYKRSRLERQMNLDVIWCVFILVVLCLVGAVGCRLWLSAYPMSVPIPFLPDPQNPTYEGMLTFLTFVIILQVMIPLSLYVTIEMAKVVQVYHIGQDSALYDPESDRRAECRALNITEELGQVQYVFSDKTGTLTENKMVFRRCTVSGQDYAHTGEGENLVPSLRLKEDLLIGSSRHKLQEFLILLAVCNTVVVNTSHHHDLMNASGVIEEPHKNGAPTRYARLTESRSVTPSPPPPGASLSSIQSSTKATGDHVPHPKLSRPKLLGVASIPALSINMLTRRASPTQHRSPSPCGLPADPPPIYEAESPDELALVFAARAYDVKLLKRMPHGARISLPDKSILDFEILKVLPFDSSRKCMSIVVRHPQTREIVLYTKGADTTIMASLAGNEDESASNASNKIRQLLHSYARQGLRTLAMARRTLTPLEFETWLQRHTEAELAMENRERRVRDSYASLESHLTLLGATGIEDKLQAGVPEAIAALIAAGIVIWVLTGDKPETAVNIAYSARLFSPSMQLLWLQARSKTVAESLIHGHLEAIEQEHLVDYSNDGTDSDPTDMAAHRIGTRRQRALVVDGKTLTFILDPRSGLTASFLELTRVCTSVLACRATPLQKAYIVRIVKEQLGMRTLAIGDGANDVSMIQTADVGIGVSGREGTQAVMAADFSIARFPLLTRLLLLHGHWCYDRLSRMILYFFYKNATFVFLIFWYQLYCGFSGAVMVDQIYLMMYNLLFTSLPPIILGVYDQLASAGILLASPPLYVRGRLGLVYQPHSFWITMADALYQSIVIFFVTEAAYHDSDVDIWEYGTTIMSSCMIAMLLYVTIETRSWTIIHIVTIIMSLGVYFGFCLVYNHVCVNCMGLPGSYWVMQTAISRHIYWLTVIVASVVAMLPRLVYRAVKTTVSPDIVQKALLEVSATNRQRRRIAGRDQEVTGLRIIR; via the exons ATGTCCGAAAGTGTCCTGGAAGCAGCGAACAGCGACAACGATCACAGAGCATCTCTGTACGTGTTCCCCGGAGCATTGCAGACTCAGAACAACGTCGCACCTTTGTACAGCATAAGCAACAATTCAACAGgtcagcaacaacaacaacaacaacaacaacaacagtatGGAGGAGTACAGCAAACTCTGCTGTCGCAACCAACGACTGCGAGCGGTGTCGCGACCATTTCGTCGAACAGCGGGACTGCGACTTTTGCACTGCAAACGGGAAGCAACAATCAAACGACATCGACGATGCCGATGATGAATTTGGGGCCTATAAACACCGCGATAGTAGGGTCCAGGACGTCGAGTTTGAAGACTCACGCTCGATCTGCAAGCCATGGCGGGGTTCTGGCGTCGGGTCTTGTTGCGGCTACGTCATCGGCTGGGGCCACGGCCAGACCCTCGGCCCTGAAAAAACCCGGACACCAAAGAGCCTTCAGTCAAGGGCAAGTCGTAGATGTTCACGGACCGCAACCTGTCACTGGACACAGTCGGGTTGGCTCAAAAACAGACTTTATACTGCCACCGGGACACCGAGAAGATCCCAGACCATCTACAGGAGGAAAAGTTCCATCCTTTCGGGGACACTCGCGCCAGGCATCCag ATCCGAGTCTATCTACACGATAAGGCGTAGCGCCGCGCCTCCCTGGTGGAGGAGACTTTGGGCACGATGCTTCGGTCCTACTGCCGAAGAACCTAGATTAAGGACGATTGTTCCAAACCACTTGGTCCCGCCAAAAACGCCAAAGACTCAGCATCCCAACGGGCTTAGAGTGGGTAACAG AGTACGCACAACGAAATATACCGCGCTGAGCTTTCTGCCTCGCAATCTTCTCGAGCAGTTCCATAGGGTagcaaatatatattttctatcgatATTATTGCTTAATTGGATACCGGCAATCAATGCTTTTGGAAAAGAAGTTGCCATGCTTCCTGTTATTTTTGTACTTGGAGTTACAGCCCTTAAAGATTTCTTCGAAGACAGACGAAGGTTCAGCAGCGATCAACGAGTGAACAATTCAACCTGCAGAGTCTATGTTGG TGAGGGGGATCGGTATAAAAAAGTTGCTTGGAAGGACGTGAAGGTGGGTGATTTGGTTCACCTATCCAATAACGAATTGGTACCCGCAGATCTTCTACTTTTGAGAAGTAGCGATCCTCAGGGTTTAGCGTACCTGGATACCTGTAATCTTGACGGTGAAACGAATTTAAAACAACGTCAAGTTGTCAGGGGATTCTTAGATAGACagaacaattttcaaccgtCCAAATTTCGATCGGTAGTCGAAGTAGATCAACCAAGCACAAGAATTTACAG GTTTCACGGAGCTGTCGTTCATTCGTCTGGAGCTCGAGTTCCCGTATCAACGGAAAACCTTCTTCTGAGAGAATGTCTCCTAAAAAATACCGATTTTGTCGAAGGTATAGTCGTTTATGCTGGCCACGAAACCAAAGCTATGTTAAACAACGGAGGACCCCGTTATAAG agaTCCCGTTTGGAACGTCAAATGAACTTGGACGTTATATGGTGCGTCTTCATCCTAGTCGTCCTCTGTTTAGTTGGTGCCGTTGGTTGTCGATTATGGCTTTCTGCATATCCTATGAGTGTTCCAATCCCTTTTCTACCAGACCCTCAGAACCCTACTTATGAAGGGATGCTTACTTTTTTAACATTTGTTATTATATTGCAAGTTATGATACCTCTGAGCCTTTACGTTACCATTGAAATGGCAAAGGTTGTTCAAGTGTATCACATAGGACAAGATAGCGCACTTTACGACCCGGAAAGTGACCGCAGAGCGGAGTGTCGAGCTCTGAATATTACGGAGGAATTGGGTCAG GTGCAGTATGTATTCTCGGACAAAACGGGAACCCTGACGGAGAATAAAATGGTCTTCAGGCGGTGTACCGTAAGTGGACAAGACTACGCTCATacaggagaaggagaaaatttaGTACCCAGTCTACGATTGAAAGAGGATCTGTTAATCGGCAGTTCTAGGCACAAACTACAAGAGTTTCTCATACTTTTAGCAGTTTGTAATACCGTCGTTGTCAATACATCCCATCATCATGATCTCATGAACGCCAGTGGAGTGATCGAAGAACCACACAAAAATGGTGCTCCCACTAG gtacgCGAGATTGACTGAGTCCAGAAGTGTAACACCCAGTCCGCCGCCCCCTGGTGCAAGTTTGTCGTCAATCCAATCTTCCACTAAAGCAACAGGCGATCATGTGCCTCATCCAAAATTGTCTAG GCCTAAACTTTTGGGTGTAGCATCAATTCCGGCTCTTAGTATTAATATGCTCACGCGAAGAGCATCGCCGACACAACACCGTAGTCCTAGTCCTTGTGGTTTACCTGCGGATCCTCCACCGATCTATGAAGCCGAAAGTCCCGACGAATTGGCTTTAGTTTTTGCTGCACGAGCTTATGACGTTAAGCTTCTCAAACGTATGCCTCATGGTGCTCGAATTTCCTTACCAGACAAGTCTATATTAGACTTTGAAATACTCAAG GTACTCCCATTTGACTCTAGCAGAAAATGTATGTCAATCGTTGTGCGCCATCCACAAACAAGGGAGATTGTCTTGTACACAAAAGGTGCTGATACTACAATTATGGCATCACTTGCTGGGAATGAAGACGAATCTGCATCGAACGCATCAAATAAGATTAGACAACTGTTGCATTCATATGCTCGTCAAGGTCTGCGTACTTTAGCAATGGCCCGCCGTACACTCACACCTCTTGAGTTCGAAACTTGGCTCCAACGACATACGGAAGCCGAACTTGCTATGGAAAATCGGGAACGTCGTGTAAGAGATTCTTATGCTAGTCTAGAATCTCATCTAACGCTATTAGGTGCCACAGGAATTGAGGATAAACTTCAGGCTGGTGTACCAGAAGCTATAGCTGCTCTTATTGCTGCTGGAATTGTGATTTGGGTTCTCACTG GAGATAAACCAGAAACAGCCGTAAATATTGCATATTCAGCTCGACTGTTCTCTCCTTCGATGCAACTGCTATGGTTACAAGCGCGATCAAAAACGGTCGCTGAAAGTTTAATTCATGGCCATTTAGAAGCAATTGAGCAAGAGCATTTGGTCGATTATTCGAATGATGGCACAGATTCAGACCCTACAGATATGGCTGCCCATAGAATCGGTACTCGTAGGCAACGTGCCTTGGTAGTGGATGGAAAAACGCTTACCTTTATTCTGGATCCGAGATCAGGCTTAACAGCATCATTTCTGGAGCTTACTCGTGTATGTACCAGTGTTTTAGCTTGTCGTGCGACTCCACTGCAAAAG GCCTACATTGTACGTATTGTTAAGGAACAACTTGGCATGAGAACACTGGCTATTGGAGATGGAGCGAATGATGTTAGTATGATCCAAACAGCTGATGTTGGTATAGGTGTCTCAGGCCGAGAGGGAACTCAAGCTGTGATGGCTGCGGATTTTTCCATTGCCAGATTTCCACTTCTTACAAGACTTCTTCTATTACACGGCCATTGGTGCTATGACAGACTGTCTAGAATGATTTTGTactttttctacaaaaatgcGACCTTTGTCTTCCTCATTTTTTGGTACCAG cttTACTGCGGTTTCTCTGGGGCTGTGATGGTGGATCAGATTTATTTGATGATGTACAATTTGTTGTTCACATCATTGCCCCCTATCATTCTCGGCGTTTACGATCAACTCGCATCTGCTGGCATCTTACTAGCTTCACCGCCATTATATGTAAGAGGTCGCTTAGGGCTTGTTTATCAGCCTCATTCTTTCTGGATAACAATGGCTGATGCTCTTTATCAAAGCATAGTTATCTTCTTTGTTACCGAAGCT gCTTATCATGACTCTGATGTCGATATCTGGGAGTATGGAACAACAATCATGTCATCTTGTATGATCGCTATGCTTCTTTACGTTACCATAGAAACTAGGTCCTGG ACAATAATTCACATAGTTACGATAATTATGTCCCTGGGTGTTTATTTTGGATTTTGTCTCGTTTACAACCATGTTTGTGTCAACTGCATGGGTCTACCAGGGTCCTACTGGGTTATGCAAACCGCGATTTCCAGACATATATATTGGCTCACCGTAATCGTTGCCTCAGTTGTCGCCATGCTGCCACG GCTAGTTTATAGGGCCGTTAAAACCACAGTATCACCAGACATCGTACAAAAGGCCCTGTTGGAGGTTTCAGCCACAAATCGACAGCGTCGCAGGATTGCAGGCAGAG ACCAGGAAGTTACGGGACTAAGAATAATACGCTGA